A region of Chelonoidis abingdonii isolate Lonesome George chromosome 8, CheloAbing_2.0, whole genome shotgun sequence DNA encodes the following proteins:
- the RPL36A gene encoding large ribosomal subunit protein eL42 → MGAIRRSGSPVSLYCSALVFILFRFRGGFFLSVPSLPVNVPKTRRTYCKKCGKHQPHKVTQYKKGKDSLYAQGKRRYDRKQSGYGGQTKPIFRKKAKTTKKIVLRLECVEPNCRSKRMLAIKRCKHFELGGDKKRKGQVIQF, encoded by the exons ATGGGCGCCATCCGGCGCTCTGGTTCGCCCGTTTCACTCTATTGTTCCGCCCTAGTGTTTATTCTCTTCCGCTTCCGGGGCGGGTTCTTTCTTTCCGTGCCGTCGCTGCCG GTGAACGTCCCCAAAACCCGCAGGACTTACTGCAAGAAATGTGGCAAGCACCAGCCCCACAAAGTGACCCAGTACAAGAAGGGCAAGGATTCTCTCTATGCTCAGG GAAAGAGGAGATATGATCGGAAGCAGAGTGGTTATGGTGGTCAGACAAAGCCTATCTTCCGTAAGAAG GCCAAAACCACAAAGAAGATTGTGCTGAGGCTTGAGTGTGTGGAGCCCAACTGCAGGTCCAAGAGAATGCTTGCCATTAAGAGGTGCAAGCACTTTGAGCTGGGAGGAGACAAGAAGAGAAAG GGCCAGGTGATCCAGttctaa